TATGCTACGCTGCTTCTTTAATGAAGAGCAGCGATCATCCTTGGAAGGAAGATGTGTGGGAGCATGCCAAACGAACATGCCGCACCATTCGGTCGGCCTTTCATGTCATTGAAGAAGAAAACGGCATAACGGGTAAAATCAAAGATATTTCTATCTACGTAGGAAGCCCATCTTATATGAACGAGCATGGGATCACATGCGATACTTACAATTTGGAAGCTAAGCGTATGGAGCGGAAGGGCTTCAACGTTCTTTTCGTTGCCAAATCCGGCCATAAGACTGAACCATGTATAGGGTTTATCGCACGGAAGGAGGAAACGGTCTTTAATGAATGGGGGAAACAAATATCCTCATTCACGGATAAAGGCTGGGAAATCGGCGTACTGCGAAATCAGTCAAATGTGAGTGAGGCAGCTCTCAAGAAAAAAGGCATCGATACAGGCTGGTTGTTCCTTCAGCAGGGTGAAATCATTGAAAGATTAGCTCATATGCAGCAGCAGGGGGAGCACGCGCTATTATTAGTCGATTCGCAATCGAGTCCAATAAACGAGTATATGGCGGGGGCAGGTATCCCTACAATTACCACGGATCAAATACCTCGGGTATTCCAAACCTTGGATTATGTGAAGCAAATGGATCGAACCGTTAACAAGCATTTTCAAATTACGAAGAGCTGGAATCTCTTGGGCTCCGTTCTAGCATCTCTTGGAGCGCTGAGCGCGCCTGTTGTCAACTTAGCTGCAGATGCGTTATCGCTTGTTTTTTTAACCAGATCGAAAAAGGCAAGCGAAACGAATGAGCCCCCTTTAGAGCATTCACTCGGCATTCAGGAAATTGCCGTAGCTTCCGAAAAACCTACATGGCACTCCTACTCGAAAGATGAGCTTATTAGCCGGTTCCAAGTCGATGAATTTTCCGGGCTATCAGCTGCTCATATAACAGAGCTTCAAGAACGATATGGCAAGAACCGTCTGGAAGGAAAAAAACCGACACCTTGGTTTGTTACTTATTTCGGACAGTTCAAGGAATTTACGACGCTTGTTCTGTTGGGGACGACAACAATCGCGTTTCTAAGCGGTGGTTTATTCGACGGTATCGCGATGGGGGCGATATTACTTGCCAACGCCGCTATAAGCACTATTCAGGAACGGAAAGCCGAAAAAGTCGTTCAGTCCTTGAATCAATTTCAGCCCCCGTCCTGCAAGGTTGTCCGCAATGGAGAGGAATGTGAGATTTCAGCGATTGAACTGGTTCCGGGTGATATCGTACATCTAGAAGCGGGTGATCGTATGCCGGCTGACATTCGCCTCTTGCACGCCTCGAACCTCCGTGTGAACGAAGCTGCTTTAACCGGAGAATCGCTTCCGATTGACAAAACCGCCATGTCCATTGATGAGGATCTCCCGCTTGCGGAACGAACCAACATGTTATATATGGGAACCGATATCTGCGGTGGAAAAGGCATAGGAATTGTCGTAAACACGGGAATGGACACGGAAATGGGTCATCTTGTTGCCCTTCTTAAGCAGGAGGATAAAGAGGTTACGCCTTTGCAGGAGAAAGTAACCTCCATAAGCAAAACGTTCTTAAAGGGCGCTTTGGCGGCAGGGGCTATCGTATTCGTTGCCGGCTTGTTGCGTGGTATTCCTTTGAACCAAATGGTGTCGACGTCCATCGCACTTGCGGCTTCCGCGATTCCGGAAGGTCTTCCGGTTACGATTACGATCGCTTTAAGCGCAGGGATTTTCCGTATGGCCAAGAAAAAAACGTTAGTTCGGAAGTTGTCCGCTCTTGAAACGCTGGGTAGAATTACAGTCATTTGCACAGACAAAACCGGGACGCTCACCCAAAATGAAATGATGGTTCGAACCGTTGCTTCTGTTAACCGGTCGTGGGCTGTTACAGGTGAAGGGTACGAGCCTAAAGGAGACATTCTGGAGGTAGGCGCTGAAGCTGCCGCAACTGCGTCCGCCGAGCTATATAAGGAAACCGAAGTCGTCGATTCGGGAATTGACGGCGACTTGAGGAGAATACTGGAAATCGGCATTCTCTGCAATAACAGCAAGCTGGATCAGCAGGAAGGGAAATGGATCATTAAAGGCGATCCGACGGAAGGCGCGCTACTGACGCTAGCTGCAAAAAAAGGAATGTGGTCGCATCATTTAAGCGGTTGGCATAGAAGTCATGAAGTACCATTTGACTCGAATACAGGTAAAATGAGCGTTGTATGCAAGGATGCTGCGAAGTCGAACAGCGAATGCTTTGTCCTTACGAAAGGCTCTGTAGAAGCCGTTCTTCGGCGATGCAACCGATATCAGGCAAATGGCGAAATATTTGAATTAAAAGAAGATCAAAAACAGCAAATTTTGCAGCAAAACGATCAACTATCCGCGGATGCACTCCGCGTGCTCGGTTTTGCTTACAATCCTATAGATGGAGATCGGGATGAGACGTACATTGATGAACAGAACTTAATTTACGTCGGGATGGTAGGCATGGCCGATCCCCCCAAGCCTGCGATTGTAGAAGGTATTCGGGACGCGCAAGCGCTTGGCGTAAAAACAGTGATGATTACCGGTGACCACCCAATTACTGCCGTTGCGATTGGGAAGCAGATAGGCATTTACGATGGGACCCAGAAGGTTTTGTCCGGACATGAGCTGGACCGTATAACGGATGAAGAGCTGACCGGGATGGTAGAGGATGTATCGATTTTTGCACGGGTGACTCCGGAGCATAAGCTTCGGATCGTCATGGCATTCCAGAAGCTTGGGCATAAAGTAGCGATGACCGGAGACGGCGTGAACGATACCCCTGCTATTAAGCAGGCAGACGTCGGAATTGCTATGGGTGAGAAAGGAACGGAAGTGACTAAACAAGCGGCCGATATGGTGCTTCAAGAGGATCATTTCGGATCCATTGTCGATGGCGTTAAAGAAGGAAGAACGATCATCGGTAATATTAGTAGGGCGCTAGGATGCTTGCTCACAGGTAATCTCGCTGAGATTATTGTAACGAGTGCGGCCGTTATTCTTGGTCTACCCATTCCGCTCGTCCCCGTGCAAATCCTATTAATGAATCTGTTAACTGATGCATTGCCGGCAATGGTGCTTGCGGTTAATCCAGGAGATAAAACCGGCACAACTGAACGAACCGATATCGTGAATGGAAAATTGTATCGGAAAGTGCTTGTTCGCGGTGTTTTGCTCGGACTGGGTTCGCTTGGATTGTTCGCAGCCAGCATTGCGACCGGAGCTCCTATTGCAGTCGCGCAAAGCATTGCGTTTGCTACATTGGTTACGGGTCAGTTGTTCCAAACCTTTTCTTGGAGGAAGGAAGGAACCGAACAAAGCTCTAGCGAGTGGAAGAAGGACCGTTTCTTGATCGGCGCGCTCAGCGTATCTTGGCTCGCGCTTATGGCGGCTCTGTATGTTCCTGCTTTATCCGGGTTCTTCCACACGGCGCCATTGTCGTTGACTCAATGGATTCCAGTATTGCTGGTGGCCGGTTCTGTTTCTTTATTTTCCAAACCAATCCTGTCCCTTGTGTTACGACGTACCGTTGAGACACCTAGCTTACAAACAATCGTTGCTGCGGCTTAATCCGCGGCATCGGTTTTACTTCCCAAATGGTCTGGAGGATAAATCATGCCAAGAAACATCGAAAAACTGATTATGGGAGCTGCTCTCGTCGCAGCCTCCTCAGTTATTCTGCCGATTGCAAAATCAACATTGCGTCCCTTGCTGGCAAGTGGATTAACGGCAGGGGAGGGGCTCATGAATCGTGCCCGATCCTATGTTCAAATCGCGAAGGAAGAAGTTGAGGATATCGTGGCAGAGGCTCAATTCGAACGAATGAAGAAGCAGCTCGATAAAGAAATTGCATTAATGGAAACAGATAATACAGTTGGTGCAGGGAGCTGATTTAGTTAATGGAGGAACAAACGGTCGATTTTCATTTGCAACAGGCATTGTCTCATCTTGATGCCGCATTGAACAAAAGTATAAAGCTTATTGTCGACAATCAAGAGGAAAAACGAATGGTCGGCAGCAAGTGGGAAAAGTTTTTGGGTGAATTCTTTGGACTGGTTCGCGAGAAAGGAAAGCAATCGAAAATGAATCTGCTTAGTTGGATTACATTTCCGCGTATTCGATAACTAAGATATTGCTTGCGTTTTATTATATGGTTCATTGATGCGCCTTTTTAAGTATAAGGGTTTGTTCTTATCGGAACGATTCCCACTATACTAAAGGCGCATTTTTTGTTTTAATCCAGATTGTGTTGACAAGACAAGAACGGGAAAATTTAATACTGGATGTATTTTATATCGTCCCCGGAAATTGTGTCTGAACTATCATCCATATAGGTAATATCAATCTGTTGTAACTGTACTTTCTTAATAGTACTATTATACCAAGCATTTTCCCAATAGTATTCTGAACCAAACGATACACCTGATTTAATAGGGCCCGTATCTTTAGCTCTAAAAGTACTACGTCCGCCAATATCACTGCTTACTATATCGCCAACTGCATTAATTGGAACAACATCAAAATATATATATTTAATAGTTTTATTTGATTTGTTTGTCCAATGAATATATAAGTCTACACCATCTGCAGAATTTGGTTTACCTGGGTAAACTTTAGAAACTCTAATGATTGCTCTAGCTTTTTCTTGTGCTCCTTTTGCAGCCTCAGCCTTTTTCTTATCCTCTTCAGCCTTTTTTTCGGCTTTTATTTTATTTAATTTATCGATACTTGATTTAGCTAGCTCTTGGGCTTCTTTGTCCTCTGGGCTACCATTGAAGTTTTCGTGTAAAGTTTTTGCTTTTGAAATTACATCCTGATACTGTTCATTTTCAAAGCTATTCTTAATAGTAACAAGTTGTTTCAGGGCACCATTTTTAATTTCATCTAATTCAGTACTCAAAGAATTTATCTCGGTCTGCAGAGTATTTACATTTGACTTTAATGAATCAATTTCATTGTTTTTTTCAGTAATTTGTTTTTGTAGATCACCAACTATTTCTTGATTACTACTATTACTACATCCGCTAAGTAATGAAAGCACTAATGCTGTACCAATTAATAATATTAGCTTTTTTATGATGAGTCCCTCATTTCTGATAGTAGTAGCTTGTCTGATTCACTAAGTTGTATTAGACATATCCTTGTTATCGAATAATGTTACTAAAAATTAACTGGGTCAGAAGTTCTAGGTAGTTTATACCATTCGATAAATAGCGGCAAAATCCTGCTTATCATTTCTGTTTGACGGAGCAAGCTATTAATTGGAGTAAAATGGATGGAGAGGCACAGATACTTGAATATGATGAGGTGAAAATGATGGGCTTTTCTGTTTCCATACCAACGATAGTCATTCCTTTCAAAGCTCAAGAAGAGCATGATTGGGTAAGAGGGATAAGGGATAATTGTTCTGATGAGTATTTAAGGAAGCTTGTTGATCGTAATAGAAATTTTTCGATCAGCGGGTTTGGTGAACATATTGCTGGAAAGTTCTATGAATCACTAGGCTATCGATATCTTCATAGATACGGTATTTTCGGAGGAAATCGTATCGGTACATTTCCAGAGGGAGACGAGGTTTTGAAGAGAAGATTTGGGGAGGATTTTTTCCTGAAAAGCAGAACGTTATATCCTTCGTTTAGTAAGGTTAAGTTTGAACTGCCAGATCTCCTAATATACAACGAAGATTGCTCTTATATAAAATTTGTTGAAGCGAAGCGATCATTTACAAATGATAAAATAAGAGAACCGCAGGCGAGAGGACTAACATTACTTGCAACGCTCCTTGACTGCGAAGTGGAAGTAGCAGAGGTATGTGAAGAGACTAGACTGTATGAAGCCGAATTTAATACATTTGAATTTTGATCCGAAGAACACACCACTATGAAATGAGGACTGACCATGCAAAAAGTATTTTTTATTTCAGATCATCATTTTGGTCATAAAAATATTATTGATTTTGAATCTAGACCGTTTAAAGAAGTTGATGAAATGACTACAGAAATGATTGCTAAATGGAACTCAGTAGTAGGGGAAAACGATAAAGTATTTCATTTAGGTGATTTTTCATTCTTAAATAAAGAGAAGACAAAGGCTATTGTTGATAAGCTTAACGGCTACAAGATTTTGATTTTAGGTAATCATGATAGGGGCAGATCAAGAAGCTGGTGGCTAGATGTTGGCTTTAATGAAGTTAGTGAATACCCGATTATTTACAATAATTTCTTCTTTCTCAGCCACGAGCCAATGTACATGAATAAACATATGCCGTTTGTTAATGTACATGGTCATATTCATGGACAGAAATATGAGGGTAAAAATTATTTCAATGTGTGTGTGGAGCATTGGGACTATACGCCGTTAACATTCGAGCAGATTCGTGATTCTGTTGTCGTAAGCGAGGAACAATGATGAAAGCTGTGTATGCTGGTAGTTTCGATCCAATAACTCTTGGGCATGTGTCTGTAATTGAAAGAGCAGCTAGCATGTTTGATGAAGTTCATATTGTTGTAGCTAATAATCGCGACAAGAAGCATTTATTTAATATCGATCAACGTACAGAAATGGTCGTACTTTCTCTTGAACTAATCAATAAGGTGAAGGTTATACCATTTGAAGGAATTGTTGCGGACTACATCAACCAAAATCAAATTGATGTTGTCATTCGTGGCATTAGAAATGCAACAGATCTAGAATATGAGCTGCAGCTAGAACAATATATTCGCAATACGACCAAGGCGGATACAATCTATTTGTCTCCTTATACACAAAATATGCAAACAAGTAGCTCTTTGGTTAGAATGTTTGTTAACTCTGATAAAATCGAATTGGCAAAAGCTTATATGGATGATAAAGCATTTGGGAAAATGGTGTTATACAGTAAATGAAAGTTGGAGAACGGCCTGCAGGTGCCGACTATAAACGTGTGCCGCTGTCTAAAGACGGAGGCACACGTTTTATTAGGTTATTCTACGAGTGAAAACCGAGAAATACTCTAGCAATTTCTTGAATGGCTGGCGTGTCACCTACAAAATAATACAGCTGTGAGACGTCTGTCGACTGGCCTTGAACATCGATGGGAAGGGCGGGGGAATGATATTCAAGCTCCGCAAAATGCCCTAACTGTCCCCCGTCGAAGTAGAATTGCATGCACGATCCTAAGTGATTAGGTTGATTAGGAGGATAATCCGGATAAATACCGGTAGGATTTACACTGAATTGCCGGACGATGAGGCTGCTTTTCTTATCGTTTATTTGGCGTAAATACCCGTATCTCCCTGTTGAGGATAGGGCGTCGATGGAGAGCTTAAAGCTGCTCGGACCTTTACAAGGGAGCTGTAGTCCATTGGGCAGTAAAGTCATTTCGATATTTTCCGTCTGGGAGAACATCGTTAATGGACGCACGGAACCGTAGGTTGGAGCCAGAATCGTTCCACCAGGCGGCACTTGCATAATACTCCATAGATTGCAGTAGCCAGAAGAGGAAGAGCTGTTGTCCGCGGGTGTTGAATTCCAATTAACGGGAGTCAGGTTCATCTCGGTACAGACTTCATATCCCATATAAGAAATGCTCGAACAATCTGGTAGGGTAGAAGACATATTCATAGAGAGTGGATTTGGCAGAAGCGTATAACGCTTCTCAAGATCGATCTTCACTTCCTTGGACGAAGAACAATGCCGCAGCTCACAGGTCATTCTCGCAATAGCTTGCGAGGGAGATAGCTGCGTTAGCTTCCAGCTTCCGGGATCCAAATGTGCAGGTATTTGATAATTACCGGAGCTGTCTTTGAAATATTCGAGCTCGGGACTTACCCATGTGCGATCACCACCTGAATTCCAATTGTCGTCGGCAGTGAGAGCGCTCGGATCTCGCCAGAAAGCGGAATCGGTTTCCTCAGCGGTGATCATTTCCAGAGCTCGTGCACCCTTCTCTAGAATA
This portion of the Cohnella abietis genome encodes:
- a CDS encoding cation-translocating P-type ATPase; protein product: MPQEKQRFLRVMSGRIRIEITGLKENPITTELLLRHFSTMKGISRIVPNTVSGRALIEYDETIMDAGEIICAIHEVELLLNDSVRSQSEQKEDNRAPETVLTKAKGEAASAAEMMSDQDQLNPRASLLSMPTPEPKEKVPITLAIAMGGLAVLGAKRLITGRSALAGSPLPFYLSGLVSIVTGYPFIKRGFESFSRTRKWNSDLILGTSALALALVRENLVVLAGLSVLQFVNWKRSQLALEPGQENRLPPEIQSYSEKAPKWGLVGGALTWAITRNPLQGIAVMLAANPRPATIPAQFAWQQAEVVSHERNFTMPTNSSLSQLARTKTMLIEDTSLLFEQEENSEEIIFFGEEDFSEKAICYAASLMKSSDHPWKEDVWEHAKRTCRTIRSAFHVIEEENGITGKIKDISIYVGSPSYMNEHGITCDTYNLEAKRMERKGFNVLFVAKSGHKTEPCIGFIARKEETVFNEWGKQISSFTDKGWEIGVLRNQSNVSEAALKKKGIDTGWLFLQQGEIIERLAHMQQQGEHALLLVDSQSSPINEYMAGAGIPTITTDQIPRVFQTLDYVKQMDRTVNKHFQITKSWNLLGSVLASLGALSAPVVNLAADALSLVFLTRSKKASETNEPPLEHSLGIQEIAVASEKPTWHSYSKDELISRFQVDEFSGLSAAHITELQERYGKNRLEGKKPTPWFVTYFGQFKEFTTLVLLGTTTIAFLSGGLFDGIAMGAILLANAAISTIQERKAEKVVQSLNQFQPPSCKVVRNGEECEISAIELVPGDIVHLEAGDRMPADIRLLHASNLRVNEAALTGESLPIDKTAMSIDEDLPLAERTNMLYMGTDICGGKGIGIVVNTGMDTEMGHLVALLKQEDKEVTPLQEKVTSISKTFLKGALAAGAIVFVAGLLRGIPLNQMVSTSIALAASAIPEGLPVTITIALSAGIFRMAKKKTLVRKLSALETLGRITVICTDKTGTLTQNEMMVRTVASVNRSWAVTGEGYEPKGDILEVGAEAAATASAELYKETEVVDSGIDGDLRRILEIGILCNNSKLDQQEGKWIIKGDPTEGALLTLAAKKGMWSHHLSGWHRSHEVPFDSNTGKMSVVCKDAAKSNSECFVLTKGSVEAVLRRCNRYQANGEIFELKEDQKQQILQQNDQLSADALRVLGFAYNPIDGDRDETYIDEQNLIYVGMVGMADPPKPAIVEGIRDAQALGVKTVMITGDHPITAVAIGKQIGIYDGTQKVLSGHELDRITDEELTGMVEDVSIFARVTPEHKLRIVMAFQKLGHKVAMTGDGVNDTPAIKQADVGIAMGEKGTEVTKQAADMVLQEDHFGSIVDGVKEGRTIIGNISRALGCLLTGNLAEIIVTSAAVILGLPIPLVPVQILLMNLLTDALPAMVLAVNPGDKTGTTERTDIVNGKLYRKVLVRGVLLGLGSLGLFAASIATGAPIAVAQSIAFATLVTGQLFQTFSWRKEGTEQSSSEWKKDRFLIGALSVSWLALMAALYVPALSGFFHTAPLSLTQWIPVLLVAGSVSLFSKPILSLVLRRTVETPSLQTIVAAA
- a CDS encoding DUF5132 domain-containing protein, giving the protein MPRNIEKLIMGAALVAASSVILPIAKSTLRPLLASGLTAGEGLMNRARSYVQIAKEEVEDIVAEAQFERMKKQLDKEIALMETDNTVGAGS
- a CDS encoding metallophosphoesterase, translated to MQKVFFISDHHFGHKNIIDFESRPFKEVDEMTTEMIAKWNSVVGENDKVFHLGDFSFLNKEKTKAIVDKLNGYKILILGNHDRGRSRSWWLDVGFNEVSEYPIIYNNFFFLSHEPMYMNKHMPFVNVHGHIHGQKYEGKNYFNVCVEHWDYTPLTFEQIRDSVVVSEEQ
- the coaD gene encoding pantetheine-phosphate adenylyltransferase; the protein is MMKAVYAGSFDPITLGHVSVIERAASMFDEVHIVVANNRDKKHLFNIDQRTEMVVLSLELINKVKVIPFEGIVADYINQNQIDVVIRGIRNATDLEYELQLEQYIRNTTKADTIYLSPYTQNMQTSSSLVRMFVNSDKIELAKAYMDDKAFGKMVLYSK
- a CDS encoding DUF6786 family protein: MSNTLISQLQQFGHTYADLSHEDGGRLIILEKGARALEMITAEETDSAFWRDPSALTADDNWNSGGDRTWVSPELEYFKDSSGNYQIPAHLDPGSWKLTQLSPSQAIARMTCELRHCSSSKEVKIDLEKRYTLLPNPLSMNMSSTLPDCSSISYMGYEVCTEMNLTPVNWNSTPADNSSSSSGYCNLWSIMQVPPGGTILAPTYGSVRPLTMFSQTENIEMTLLPNGLQLPCKGPSSFKLSIDALSSTGRYGYLRQINDKKSSLIVRQFSVNPTGIYPDYPPNQPNHLGSCMQFYFDGGQLGHFAELEYHSPALPIDVQGQSTDVSQLYYFVGDTPAIQEIARVFLGFHS